From the genome of Ziziphus jujuba cultivar Dongzao chromosome 6, ASM3175591v1, one region includes:
- the LOC107430140 gene encoding uncharacterized protein LOC107430140 isoform X1 — protein sequence MDKNFALLLGFLLVLPLVHCSDADSQTGANRTTGLGLEISLNPNGTDSTNGKNSASDLVLNPTKVEKVKSMEDQVGGENKDIEKGNDDKSNLGMQTEAKEAQNLQQGKGGSDEEPKPKDVYDKKENNEGDSTGPKDVPKEPVKKENELTYKPVRKEVSRGEECDLSNRCTANDHKLIACLRVPGDDIPQLSLLIQNKGKTPLKVAIYAPKSIQLDEAEVDLQENENTMVTFSIQHEGTDSLIVLRGGNDNCTLDFRDPTLHGTRKDADNSLNSTHKNLLSRRYVIAFVSFSAMLIIASLWMFIGFQRRKLLNGGYKYQKLDMDLPVSSGVKPEMDVNDGWDNSWGDNWDDEEAPQTPSMPVTPSLSAKGLAPRRLNKDGWKS from the exons ATGGATAAGAATTTTGCTCTTTTGCTTGGGTTTTTACTGGTATTACCTCTGGTTCATTGCTCTGATGCTGATTCTCAG ACAGGAGCGAATAGGACTACTGGTTTAGGTCTCGAAATTTCATTGAATCCGAACGGTACAGACAGTACAAATGGGAAAAACAGCGCCTCGGATTTGGTTTTGAATCCTACTAAAGTTGAAAAAGTAAAGTCAATGGAAGATCAAGTGGGTGGAGAAAACAAGGATATTGAGAAAGGTAATGATGATAAGAGCAATTTGGGTATGCAAACAGAAGCAAAAGAAGCTCAGAATTTGCAACAGGGAAAGGGTGGATCGGATGAGGAACCAAAGCCAAAGGATGTTTATGACAAGAAAGAGAATAATGAAGGTGACAGTACTGGACCCAAGGATGTGCCTAAAGAACcagtgaaaaaggaaaatgagtTAACTTACAAACCGGTTAGGAAGGAGGTTTCTCGCGGGGAAGAATGCGATTTATCTAACCGTTGCACCGCCAATGATCATAAGTTGATAGCTTGTTTGAGAGTTCCTGGAGATG ATATTCCTCAGCTTTCACTTTTGATTCAGAACAAGGGTAAAACCCCTCTTAAAGTTGCCATTTATGCTCCCAAATCTATTCAGCTAGACGAAGCTGAAGTAGATCTTCAGGAGAACGAAAACACAATG GTCACATTTTCAATCCAACATGAAGGAACTGACAGTCTGATCGTTTTAAGAGGAGGGAATGATAATTGCACTCTTGATTTCAGGGATCCGACATTGCATGGTACAAGAAAGGATGCTGATAATTCTCTCAACTCCACACACAAAAACCTCTTGTCACGGAGATATGTCATTGCATTCGTATCCTTTTCTGCAATGTTGATAATTGCATCGCTTTGGATGTTCATTGGCTTCCAGCGAAGGAAGCTTTTGAACGGTGGCTATAAATATCAAAAGTTAGACATGGATCTACCAGTTTCTAGCGGAGTAAAACCGGAGATGGACGTAAATGATGGATGGGATAACAGCTGGGGTGATAATTGGGATGATGAAGAGGCACCCCAGACACCATCAATGCCTGTTACTCCAAGCCTCTCTGCCAAAGGCCTTGCCCCACGCCGGTTAAACAAGGACGGTTGGAaaagttaa
- the LOC107430140 gene encoding uncharacterized protein LOC107430140 isoform X2 — MEDQVGGENKDIEKGNDDKSNLGMQTEAKEAQNLQQGKGGSDEEPKPKDVYDKKENNEGDSTGPKDVPKEPVKKENELTYKPVRKEVSRGEECDLSNRCTANDHKLIACLRVPGDDIPQLSLLIQNKGKTPLKVAIYAPKSIQLDEAEVDLQENENTMVTFSIQHEGTDSLIVLRGGNDNCTLDFRDPTLHGTRKDADNSLNSTHKNLLSRRYVIAFVSFSAMLIIASLWMFIGFQRRKLLNGGYKYQKLDMDLPVSSGVKPEMDVNDGWDNSWGDNWDDEEAPQTPSMPVTPSLSAKGLAPRRLNKDGWKS, encoded by the exons ATGGAAGATCAAGTGGGTGGAGAAAACAAGGATATTGAGAAAGGTAATGATGATAAGAGCAATTTGGGTATGCAAACAGAAGCAAAAGAAGCTCAGAATTTGCAACAGGGAAAGGGTGGATCGGATGAGGAACCAAAGCCAAAGGATGTTTATGACAAGAAAGAGAATAATGAAGGTGACAGTACTGGACCCAAGGATGTGCCTAAAGAACcagtgaaaaaggaaaatgagtTAACTTACAAACCGGTTAGGAAGGAGGTTTCTCGCGGGGAAGAATGCGATTTATCTAACCGTTGCACCGCCAATGATCATAAGTTGATAGCTTGTTTGAGAGTTCCTGGAGATG ATATTCCTCAGCTTTCACTTTTGATTCAGAACAAGGGTAAAACCCCTCTTAAAGTTGCCATTTATGCTCCCAAATCTATTCAGCTAGACGAAGCTGAAGTAGATCTTCAGGAGAACGAAAACACAATG GTCACATTTTCAATCCAACATGAAGGAACTGACAGTCTGATCGTTTTAAGAGGAGGGAATGATAATTGCACTCTTGATTTCAGGGATCCGACATTGCATGGTACAAGAAAGGATGCTGATAATTCTCTCAACTCCACACACAAAAACCTCTTGTCACGGAGATATGTCATTGCATTCGTATCCTTTTCTGCAATGTTGATAATTGCATCGCTTTGGATGTTCATTGGCTTCCAGCGAAGGAAGCTTTTGAACGGTGGCTATAAATATCAAAAGTTAGACATGGATCTACCAGTTTCTAGCGGAGTAAAACCGGAGATGGACGTAAATGATGGATGGGATAACAGCTGGGGTGATAATTGGGATGATGAAGAGGCACCCCAGACACCATCAATGCCTGTTACTCCAAGCCTCTCTGCCAAAGGCCTTGCCCCACGCCGGTTAAACAAGGACGGTTGGAaaagttaa